A single window of Bacillota bacterium DNA harbors:
- a CDS encoding DUF2804 domain-containing protein has product MQKEITTASKILDDNGHVLNSGWARDDLFIYERSRVKTGPMRIKEWDYWEVFNDRYALILNIFDIGYAGVAQFSMYDFSQKKPLEILLIKLFTRGSVGHPVTWKYEKPLVFEKRGNRMEFDRRGDEILLKVDFPRRKIYGEISLYKDPGMDTMTNLVPFHEPHQFVYAIKIMCMPATGTIQVGGRKYDFSTSNNSWGVLDWTRGVFPYKNHWKWCIASGKVEGVNFGFNIDYGFGRESNKSMIIHGTRGHHLESAEYQHDWKDLHRHLPITSEDGRVNLILKPRKIEKRNTSVGFLEMRGVKTYGYFTGEMVLDDGRMVKIKETDRLFGWAEEFYQKW; this is encoded by the coding sequence ATTCAGAAGGAGATTACCACCGCCAGCAAAATTCTTGATGATAATGGGCATGTCCTCAATTCCGGATGGGCGCGTGACGATCTGTTTATCTATGAACGTTCCAGGGTAAAAACCGGACCCATGAGAATAAAGGAGTGGGATTACTGGGAAGTTTTTAATGACCGTTATGCGCTTATTCTCAATATCTTTGATATCGGTTATGCCGGCGTGGCCCAGTTTTCCATGTACGATTTCAGCCAGAAAAAACCCCTGGAAATATTGTTGATCAAGCTTTTCACCAGAGGCTCGGTGGGTCATCCCGTGACCTGGAAATACGAGAAGCCTCTTGTTTTTGAGAAGAGAGGGAACAGGATGGAGTTCGATCGCCGCGGCGACGAGATTCTCCTGAAAGTGGACTTTCCGCGGAGAAAAATTTACGGGGAAATCAGCCTTTACAAGGACCCCGGTATGGATACGATGACCAACCTGGTCCCCTTTCACGAACCCCATCAATTTGTCTATGCGATCAAGATCATGTGTATGCCGGCCACGGGAACGATACAGGTTGGCGGCCGGAAATATGATTTCAGTACATCCAACAACAGCTGGGGTGTGCTGGACTGGACCAGAGGTGTCTTCCCCTACAAAAATCATTGGAAGTGGTGTATTGCTTCGGGGAAGGTGGAAGGTGTAAACTTCGGCTTCAACATCGATTACGGTTTTGGCCGGGAGTCGAACAAGAGCATGATCATCCATGGCACCCGCGGCCATCATCTTGAATCGGCGGAATATCAGCACGATTGGAAAGATCTGCACCGCCATCTGCCGATCACCAGCGAGGACGGGCGGGTAAACCTGATCCTGAAACCCCGGAAAATTGAGAAAAGAAATACCAGCGTGGGGTTTCTGGAGATGAGGGGGGTCAAGACATACGGTTATTTTACGGGGGAAATGGTGCTGGATGACGGCAGAATGGTGAAGATAAAGGAGACGGACAGATTATTTGGCTGGGCCGAGGAGTTCTACCAGAAGTGGTGA